CCGACGATGCCGGCGATCACCACCATGCCGAATGCCATCATCAGGCTCTGGTTAACGCCTGCCATGATGCTTGGAATTGCAAATGGCAGCCGAATTTTCGTAAACATCTGCCATGGCGTCAGACCATTTGCCTGCCCCAGTTCGATGAAGGCGGGCGGCGTCATGCGGATGCCGAGCGAGGTCAAGCGAATGGCAGGCGGTGCTGCGACGATGAAGGTCGCAACCAGCGCGGTTGCGGGGCCAAAGCCGAGAAGCGCAATGGCGGGAAGAAGGTAGATATAGGGAGGCAGTGTCTGGATGAGATCGAGGATCGGCTCCAGGAACCTGTCGAACCACTGCAGAAATCCAGCGACGATCCCCATTGGGATTCCGATCATCAGGGCAAAGATCGTGGCGGTGGTTACAAGTGCAAGGGTGCTCATGGTTTCGTTCCAAAGACCCATGACCGCACAGAAGACGAGAGCCAAGCCGGCGAGAACACCGGACCCGATATTGATCAGCCGCCAGCCGAGCAGCGCCAAGATGATTGCAATGACGTAGAAAGGTGGGAGTTGAAGGAGCCAGAGGACGCCATTGTAGGTTCCCTCCAGCACCATCCTTATCGGGTCGAACAGCCAATCGCCGTTATCGCTGATCCAGCCTAGCGCGTCGTCGGTCCAGGCATCGAATGTATCCGCAATGACCGAAATGTCCATTTGCGTGCATCCTCTCAGGCTGTGATATCTGGCTGGGCTGGGGATCCGGCGACACCGCGAAGCA
Above is a window of Rhizobium sp. CCGE531 DNA encoding:
- a CDS encoding ABC transporter permease subunit, whose amino-acid sequence is MDISVIADTFDAWTDDALGWISDNGDWLFDPIRMVLEGTYNGVLWLLQLPPFYVIAIILALLGWRLINIGSGVLAGLALVFCAVMGLWNETMSTLALVTTATIFALMIGIPMGIVAGFLQWFDRFLEPILDLIQTLPPYIYLLPAIALLGFGPATALVATFIVAAPPAIRLTSLGIRMTPPAFIELGQANGLTPWQMFTKIRLPFAIPSIMAGVNQSLMMAFGMVVIAGIVGSGGLGQTIYGAVRTLDMATSINAAIAIVILTMVLDRLTQSAARRAKVGAI